A window of Rhododendron vialii isolate Sample 1 chromosome 13a, ASM3025357v1 contains these coding sequences:
- the LOC131313277 gene encoding GDSL esterase/lipase At5g45960-like, whose amino-acid sequence MSSSHKHWLNVTVHFQCFSLVLCSCVLFGISEARVQAEELARQKALNTSVHAIFVFGDSTSDPGNNNYVTTIFKGNFPPYGRDFPNQVPSGRFSNGRLANDFIASYVGIKEYVPPYLDPTLSIEELMTGVSFASAASGFDPLTPQLSNVISLPKQLEYFKEYQKRVELVIGRKRTKNLVKNALYIVSAGTNDFVVNYFTVPIRRKRYSLPDYMEFLLQQVQQFMQDLLEQGARRIGVVGLPPMGCLPIVITVNSDNAILNRGCIDFFSLVAMQYNLMLQTKLNTIQFNVSADSGVRIVYTDVYESLSDMVIQSLKYDFDEVSSGCCGTGLLETAFLCNPDSYVCSDASKYMFWDSIHPSEKAYKLLFEAAKSDIDFLIAD is encoded by the exons ATGAGTTCCTCTCATAAACATTGGTTAAACGTGACTGTTCATTTTCAATGTTTTTCTCTTGTATTGTGTTCATGTGTCTTGTTCGGCATATCCGAAGCCCGAGTTCAGGCTGAAGAATTAGCCAGGCAAAAGGCTTTGAACACCTCAGTTCATGCAATCTTTGTGTTTGGGGACTCGACATCTGACCCTGGAAACAACAACTACGTAACGACTATTTTCAAGGGCAATTTCCCGCCCTACGGGagagattttccaaatcaagtCCCAAGCGGAAGGTTTAGCAATGGACGCCTGGCAAACGACTTCATTG CTAGTTATGTGGGTATCAAAGAGTACGTGCCTCCATATTTGGACCCAACACTTAGCATTGAGGAGCTAATGACCGGAGTTAGTTTCGCCTCTGCCGCATCTGGATTTGACCCACTTACACCCCAATTAAGT aatgtAATCTCGCTGCCAAAGCAACTGGAATACTTCAAAGAGTATCAAAAGAGAGTGGAGCTGGTGATAgggagaaaaagaacaaaaaatctGGTAAAAAATGCTCTGTACATTGTGAGTGCTGGTACAAATGACTTTGTTGTCAATTATTTTACCGTACCAATCCGGAGGAAAAGATACAGTCTCCCAGATTACATGGAGTTCTTGTTGCAGCAAGTCCAGCAATTCATGCAG GATTTGTTGGAACAAGGGGCTCGAAGAATAGGAGTGGTTGGATTGCCACCAATGGGTTGCTTGCCTATAGTTATTACCGTTAATTCGGATAATGCAATTCTAAACCGTGGGTGTATCGATTTTTTCTCCTTAGTTGCCATGCAGTACAATCTAATGCTCCAAACAAAGCTCAACACCATACAATTCAACGTATCAGCTGATTCTGGGGTTAGAATTGTGTACACTGATGTATATGAATCTCTTTCTGACATGGTCATCCAAAGCCTCAAGTATG ATTTCGATGAGGTGAGCAGTGGATGTTGTGGGACAGGCCTACTGGAAACGGCATTTTTATGCAATCCGGATTCCTATGTTTGCTCTGATGCATCAAAGTACATGTTTTGGGACTCGATACATCCGTCGGAGAAGGCATACAAGCTCCTCTTTGAGGCCGCTAAGTCTGACATTGATTTTCTTATTGCTGACTAA